From Nitrospirae bacterium CG2_30_53_67, the proteins below share one genomic window:
- a CDS encoding ABC transporter permease — MKFELLIGLRYLKSKRKNAFVSLITLISIIGVTVGVMALIIVLAVMNGFEEDLKSKILGTNSHVVVLQAGKEGMSGYSEIMKKIHGTPHVVSATPFVLNQVMLTTQNNVSGVVIRGIIPEEEGRVTDITRNMVEGDIMDLSRKSDQPDKSEVYGIVIGRELSMSLGAYLGDPVNVVSPLGRITPLGMVPKMTQFRVVGIFDSGLYEYDTGLAYISLPHAQNFFDMGDRVTGIEIKLDNIYAAKDVRNRIQASLGPNYWAKDWMQMNRNLFSALRLEKITMFIILSLIILVAALNIISTLTMVVMEKGKEIAILKSMGARRKSIMRIFMVEGLIIGFLGTALGCIFGLLVALNLETIVGSIENFFHFKIIDSSVYYIDKLPSKVNPMDVFLVVLVTFLISLFSTMYPSYKASKLDPVEAIRYE, encoded by the coding sequence ATGAAGTTCGAACTGCTCATCGGCCTCCGGTATCTCAAATCCAAGCGCAAGAATGCCTTCGTCTCTCTGATCACCCTGATCTCCATTATCGGCGTGACCGTGGGGGTGATGGCGTTGATCATCGTCCTCGCGGTGATGAACGGTTTTGAGGAGGACCTCAAGTCCAAGATCCTCGGGACCAACTCCCATGTCGTGGTCCTGCAGGCCGGCAAAGAAGGCATGTCCGGATACTCGGAAATCATGAAAAAGATCCATGGGACCCCCCATGTGGTTTCAGCGACCCCTTTTGTCCTGAACCAAGTCATGCTGACCACCCAGAATAACGTTTCAGGCGTCGTGATCCGCGGGATCATCCCCGAAGAGGAAGGCCGGGTCACGGACATCACCAGGAATATGGTCGAGGGAGACATCATGGACCTCTCCCGAAAGTCCGATCAACCCGATAAGAGCGAGGTTTACGGGATCGTCATCGGACGCGAGCTCTCCATGTCGCTGGGCGCTTACCTCGGAGACCCGGTCAATGTGGTCTCCCCCCTCGGCAGGATCACCCCCCTCGGCATGGTCCCCAAGATGACCCAGTTCCGGGTCGTGGGGATCTTCGATTCCGGACTCTATGAGTACGACACCGGGCTCGCCTATATCTCTCTCCCTCATGCGCAGAATTTCTTTGACATGGGTGACCGGGTGACGGGCATTGAGATCAAGCTTGACAATATCTATGCGGCCAAGGACGTCAGGAACAGGATTCAGGCGTCTCTCGGTCCAAACTACTGGGCCAAGGACTGGATGCAGATGAACCGGAACCTCTTTTCAGCTCTGAGACTGGAAAAAATCACCATGTTCATCATCCTTTCGCTGATCATCCTGGTGGCCGCCCTGAACATCATCAGCACCCTGACCATGGTGGTCATGGAGAAGGGCAAAGAGATCGCCATTCTGAAATCCATGGGCGCACGGAGAAAGAGCATCATGCGGATCTTCATGGTGGAGGGGCTGATCATCGGGTTTCTGGGCACCGCCCTCGGGTGCATCTTCGGACTTCTCGTGGCCTTGAACCTGGAAACGATCGTCGGTTCCATAGAAAATTTCTTCCACTTCAAGATCATCGACAGTTCCGTCTATTACATTGACAAGCTCCCTTCCAAGGTCAACCCCATGGATGTCTTTCTGGTCGTCCTCGTCACCTTCCTGATCAGCCTCTTTTCCACCATGTATCCCTCGTACAAGGCCTCCAAACTCGACCCGGTCGAGGCCATCCGGTACGAATAA